The bacterium genomic interval GCTCGCTCCTACTTGCTGCTCGTGGCGGCGGACCCTATTTGAGGGCCTCCGCGCCGCCGACGATCTCCAGCAGTTCCTTGGTGATCTGGGCCTGGCGGGCCTTGTTGTAGGACAACTTCAGGTTGTCGATCATTTCCTTGGCGCTGTCCGAGGCCGCCTTCATCGCGGTGCGCCGTGCGCCCTGCTCGCTGGCCGCGGCCTCGAGCAGGGTGCGGAAGAAGCTGTTGCGCAGGTAGAGCGGCAGCAGCTCGCCGAGCAGGCGCGCCGCGTCCGGCTCGAGGATGAACTGCGGCCGCGCCTTGCCGCGGCCCGCGTCCGCCGCGGGCAGCACGAGCGGCAGCACCCGCTCCAGGCTCGCCGGCTGCTCGGCCGCGTTCTTGAAGCGCGGATAGGCGACGTGCACTTCGTCCACCTCGCCGCTGAGGAAGGCCTCGCCGAGCAGGGTCGCGAAGCGCTCGCCGTCCTCGGGCTGCGGCCGATCGCCCAGCTCCGTCGTCTGGAACTTGACCGGGCGGCCGACGAAACGCAGGTAGCCCGCGCCCTTGCGGCCGACGACGTAGATGTCCACCGCCCGCCCCTCGGCCTCCTGCTCGCGCGTGAAGCGCAGCGCCAGGCGCAGGATGTTCGTGTTGATCGCGCCGCAGAGGCCGCGGTTAGTGGTCAGCACGAGAAGGGCGACCCGCTTGACCACGGGCCGCGTCGCCAGGAGGGGATTTTCCTCGCCGCCGCCGGCGGCGAGCAGGGCGAGCATGCCGGGCAAGGTCTCCGCGAAGGGCCGCGCCGCGACGAGACGGTCCACCGCGCGCTTGAACTTGCTGGTGGCCACCATCTCCATGGTGCGCGTGATCTTGTGCGTACTGGTGACGCTCTTGATCCGCTTCTGGATGTCCTTGGCGTTCGCCATCGCTGATCTAGCCGCCGTACTGCTTGAGGAAGTCCTCGAGGGCGGCCTTGAGGGCCGTCTCCGTTTCGGGCGTGATCTGACCCGAGGCAGTGATCCCCTTGCCGACCTCGGGCTTCTGCGTGCGCATGTAGGTGAGGAAGCGCGCCTCGAAGTCGCGCACCTTCTCGACGCCGATCTTGCTCAGGTACCCCGAGATGCCGGCGTAGATGATCATCACCTGCTCCTCGACCGGCATCGGCACCCACTGATCCTGCTTGAGGATCTCCACCATGCGCTGGCCTTTGGCGAGCGCCGCCTGCGTGGCCTTGTCGAGCTCCGAGCCGAACTGCGCGAAGGCCTCCAGCTCGCGGTACTGCGCCATGTCCAGACGCAGGCTGCCGGCCACCTTGCGCATCGCCTTGATCTGGGCGTTGCCGCCCACGCGCGACACCGAGATGCCCACGTTGATCGCCGGGCGCACGCCCTGGTTGAAGAGGTCGGGCTCGAGGAAGATCTGGCCGTCGGTGATCGAGATCACGTTGGTCGGGATGTAGGCCGTCACGTCGCCCGACTGCGTCTCGATGATTCCCAGCGCGGTGAGGCTGCCGCCGCCCTTGGCGTCGTTCAACTTCGCCGCACGCTCGAGCAGGCGGCTGTGCAGGTAGAAGACGTCGCCCGGGAAGGCCTCGCGGCCCGGCGGGCGGCGAAGAAGGAGCGAGAGCTGGCGATAGGCGACGGCCTGCTTGGAGAGGTCGTCGTAGACGCACAGCGTGTGGCCTTGCTTGTCGTACATGAAGTACTCGGCCATCGCCGCGCCGGCGTAGGGCGCGATGTACTGCAGCGGCGCCGGGTCGGCGGCGGTGGCTGCAACGATGATCGTGTAGTCCATCGCACCGTGCTTGCGCAGGTGCTCGACGACGCCGGCCACCGTGGAGGCCTTCTGGCCGATGGCGACGTAGACGCAGATCACCCCGGAGTGCTTCTGGTTGATGATCGTGTCGAGCGCGACGGCGGTCTTGCCCGTGCCGCGGTCGCCGATGATCAGCTCGCGCTGCCCGCGGCCGATGGGGATCATCGAGTCGACCGACTTGAGGCCGGTCAGCAGCGGCTCCTTCACCGGCTGGCGGTCGACGATGCCCGGCGCCGGGCTCTCGAGCGGGCGGTACTTGGCGGCGGCAATCGGGCCCTTGCCGTCGATCGGCACGCCGAGCGGCGTGACGACGCGGCCGAGCAGGGCCTCGCCGACGGGCACCGAGATGACCCGGCTCGTGCGCTTGACGGCGTCGCCTTCCTTGATGTCGAAGTACTCGCCGAGCAGCACGACGCCGATGTTGTCCTCTTCGAGGTTGAGCGCCATGCCCATCGTGCCGTTGGGGAACTCGAGCAGCTCACCGGCCATGCACTTCGAGAGGCCGTAGACACGCGCGATGCCGTCGCCGACCTCGAGCACCTGCCCGGTCTCCTCGACCTCGGGACCGGCCGCAAAGCCCGCGATCTCCGACTTGATGATGGACGCGATCTCTTCCGGGCGGATCTTCATCTCATTCCTTTCCCAGCGGGGCCGTCAGCAACTGGTCCCGCAGGCGGCCCAGGCGTGTCCTGAGGCTGCCGTCAACGGTTTGATCGGCGAGGTGCAGCACCATGCCGGCCAGCAGCGCATCGTCGGTCGCCGTCTCCAGGAGGACGGTGGCGCCGAGGCGGCGGCTCAGCGCGGTCTCGATCCGCTCACGCTCGGCCGCGCCCAGCGCCCGCGCGCTGACCAGGCGGCCGCGCAGGCGCTGCTCGCGCTCGTCGAGCAGGCGCCGGAACATGGCGAGGACGCTGCCGAGCAGCGGCTCGCGGTGCCGGCGCAGGAGGGCGACGAGGAAGCGCAGGGTGAGCGGCGAGGCGGCCTCGGCGAGCAGCCGCGCAAGCGCGCGCTGCTTCTGGGCGACGCCGAGCTCGGGCGACTCGAGCAGGCGGCGGAACTCGGGGCTCTCGGCCCAGAGCGACTCGAGCGTCTCGAGGTCGGCGACGACGGCCGGAACCTCGCCCCGCTCGACCGCGAGTTCGAGCAGGGCGGCCGCGTAGACCCGGGCGATGGCCGCGTGTCTCACGACTTGTCCACCTGACTCATGAACTCACGGGCGAGGCGCTCGTGGTCCGCGTCACTGAGCGAGCGCTCGAGCAGGCGGCCGGCCACGCGCAGGCTGAGGTCGACGACCTCCGCCCGCAGCGTTTCGCGAGCGCGGTCCGTCTCCAGCTCGATCTCCCGGCGCGCCGCGGCGACGATCGCGCCTGCCTCCTGCTGCGCCTTGGCGAGCAGCTCCTCCTGCAGCGAGCGTGCCGTGGCCGTGCCCTGGTCGATGAGCTTCTGGGCCTCCTGGCGGGCGGCGGCGAGCGCGGCCTCCTGCTCGGCGAGCAGGCGCTTGCCCTCGTCGCGCGCCTTCTCGGCGTCGCTGAGCGCGGCCCGGATGTTCCCCTCCCGGCGGTCGAGGCCGTCCACGATCGGTCCCCAGGCCGTCTTCCGGAGCAGGAAGAGCAGGCCGATGAAGGTGAGGACCGTCCACAGGATGAGGCCCGGGTCCGGCGTGAGCAGGCCGAACTTGCGCCCGCCCTCGGTGGCGGCGAGGAGGGGAAGCCCGCTGGGAATCAGCTCAAGCATGACTGGATCCCTTCGATTGACTTCGGCTACTTGCCTGCGAGCAGGATGCAGATGACCAGCGCGAACAGGCCGATGCCTTCGATGAGCGCCGCGGCCAGGATCATGCCGCCGCGGATGTCGCCGGCCGCCTCGGGCTGGCGCGCCATCCCTTCCATCGCGGCCGCCGCCAGCTTGCCGATGCCGAAGCCGGCGCCGAAGACGGCGATGCCCGCACCGAAGCCCGCGGCCAGATGAGCGGCGTTGATCTGAGCGAGAAGCGGAAGCATTGAGAGTCCTCCTGGGTCAGGGTGGGCCGAAGCCCGGTTGCGCGGTCCGGCGATCAGTGCTCGGGGTGGACCGCCTGGAAGATGAAGATCGTCGACAGGAACGTGAAGATGAAGGCCTGCAGGAAGGCCACGAAGATCTCGAAGGCGCTGATCGCGACCGCGCCCGCGAAGGGCAGGACGGAGATGTAGGCGGTCTTGAGCGAGAGGCTGAAGATCAGCCCGAAGAAGGACAGGATGATGATGTGCCCGGCGATCATGTTGGCGAACAGTCGCACCGTCAGTGCGAAGGGCTTGGTGAACATGCCCATGATCTCGATCGGGATCATGATCGGCACCAGCGGCCAGGGCACGCCAGGCGGCACGAGCGCTTTCCAGTGGCCGACGAAGCCGTTCTCGCGCATGCCGCTGATCTGGGTGGCGAAGAAAGTGGTCAGGGCGAGCGTGGCGGTCACGTTGATGTTGCCGGTGGCGGTGGCCAGCGAGGGCACGAGTCCGAGCAGGTTCGCGAACAGGATGAAGAAGAAGAAGGTGAGCAGCAGCGGCAGGAAGCGCCGGCCGACCTTCGGGCCCATGATCGTGTAGACGACCTCGTCGCGCAGGAACACGATGATCGCCTCGAAGAAATTCCGCAGGCGGCCCCGGGGCACGAGGCCGTCCCGGTCGGTCTGCCGCGCGGCGCGCGAGACGAGCAGGGTGAGCAGGATCGCCGCCAGCCAGAGCATGACGACGTGCAGCGATGGCGACGGGTCGATCGTCAAGCTGCCGATCTTGAAGCTGGGCAGGTGGAGGTGCTCGGCGAGGTTCCACTTCAGCGAGTGGGTCAGTTCCCAGTAGTCCCGGTTGAGGACGTGGCCGAGCGGATCGAGGGCGGCGCCGTGACCGGCGCCGTGCTCGGCGGCCTGCTCGACGAGATGCTCGGCCGCCGCGACGGCGTGCTCGGCAGTCGCGGCGTGCGCCAGCGTGTCCACGGTGGCCGGGGCGTGACCGGCTGCCGCGTGGCCGCCCGCTTGCGCGCTGGCCAGGAGGATGTGCATCACTGTCTCGCTCCGGTCTTGCCCGGCGCTCGCCGCTGCGCCTCGCGCGAGAGCGCCCAGGCTTCGAGCGCGATCGCGAAGGGGTAGCTCAAGGCCACCGCGACGAGAAAGGCACGCAGTTCCCAGTCCGTGGCGCCCCAGACCGCCAAGCCGAGCGTGGCCAGCAGGAGGACGCGCAACAGCAGTCCCATGAAGTAGGCCCGCAAGAAGCTGAGACTCGCCCCTCGCAGCGCCTGGCGCAGCAGCAGGAAGCTCGTGGCGACGGCAAGCAGCACCGCGATGAGGCCCGCGCTCGCCCCGTCGCGACGGGCGGGCTCAGCCGCGAGCAGCAGCCGCACGGCCACCAGGGCGATCAGCAGCAGGGCCGCGAGCCCGGACAGCATGATCCCCGCGGGGCGTCTCACGGCAGCTTCGATTCCCCTTCCCTCCCGGCGGCATTGCCTGCTCGCGAGCGCGACTGTTCCTGGATCACCTGGCGATAGACCCAGAGGAAGCCGCCGACCGCTCCGAGCCCCACGCCGAGCAAGGTGAAGAGGGGCAAGGTCCCCAGCTTCCCGTCAAGCCACCAGCCGCCGAGACCGTAGAGCGCCACCGCGGCGCCATAGGTCAGACCGACGTGGACCAGCGAGAGCGCACTTGCGTCCCGCCCCCGGCCCGCGAGCAGGCGTCTGGTCCACCGGTGCAGTCGCCCCATGGCTCAGGCCCTGTGGGTGTGTTGCGGAGTGGGTTTGTCGGAGCGCGGACAGGATAGCCGCGGCCCCAGCCGGAATCAAGCAGGGAATGCGGAAATTGTCACAAGCACTGGCAGCAAAAGGGCCTGCCCAAAGGAGCAGGCCCTCGACGTGACTGCAGGCAAGACGGTGGCGATTCCACCCGTGGCTGATGAGTCCTCGGGAGATGCTGGTCAGCCGGTCCAGCGCACCTTTGCAGGCGCCAGGGTCAGCATGCCCAGCAGTTTCAGAAGAGCGAGCAGCGATCCGGAGCCCTTGTTTGCCCGCGTTCCGCTGCGGCTCTTGATCCACCGTCTCCTCAACGCCGGCCTCCCTAGTTTTTCTCGCGATCCCGGCCTTCCCAAGGCGGGAAGGCCGGAGCCATGACATCCAGTGAACTACCCTCGCAGAAGAGCCGGAACTGCTTCCGGCCCGGGTTCCGCTCGAACCGGGGGGAACGAGGCGGAAGTCGGGGGCGACCTACCACCAGGTCTTGGTCGCCGACAGAACCGCGGCCGAGAACACGGCCATGAAGATGATCAGCATCGATGACCTCCTTGTCTGATCACCCGCCGCCTGCGCCTTGGGTGTTCTTGCGATCCGTCGAATCCGTCCCGCCTACCACCAGGTCTTGGTCCACCAGGTCTTGGTGAGGAGGGCACCCGTCAGCGCAGCCAGCAGAGTGATCAACATCGCTTTTCCTCCCGTTGGTGTCCTTGAGTTGCCTCTAAGGTCTACGCCTTCCCTATAGCAACCCGGATGCCCGGATCCCTCCCGTTGTTGCCGGAAGGCGACATGGAGCTCTAAGCCATTGTTGTCACGTTGATTATGTGACCGGGATGAAGCCGGCCCAGATGGCATCTACTGGCGACGGATGGAAA includes:
- the atpG gene encoding ATP synthase F1 subunit gamma, whose protein sequence is MANAKDIQKRIKSVTSTHKITRTMEMVATSKFKRAVDRLVAARPFAETLPGMLALLAAGGGEENPLLATRPVVKRVALLVLTTNRGLCGAINTNILRLALRFTREQEAEGRAVDIYVVGRKGAGYLRFVGRPVKFQTTELGDRPQPEDGERFATLLGEAFLSGEVDEVHVAYPRFKNAAEQPASLERVLPLVLPAADAGRGKARPQFILEPDAARLLGELLPLYLRNSFFRTLLEAAASEQGARRTAMKAASDSAKEMIDNLKLSYNKARQAQITKELLEIVGGAEALK
- a CDS encoding F0F1 ATP synthase subunit alpha → MKIRPEEIASIIKSEIAGFAAGPEVEETGQVLEVGDGIARVYGLSKCMAGELLEFPNGTMGMALNLEEDNIGVVLLGEYFDIKEGDAVKRTSRVISVPVGEALLGRVVTPLGVPIDGKGPIAAAKYRPLESPAPGIVDRQPVKEPLLTGLKSVDSMIPIGRGQRELIIGDRGTGKTAVALDTIINQKHSGVICVYVAIGQKASTVAGVVEHLRKHGAMDYTIIVAATAADPAPLQYIAPYAGAAMAEYFMYDKQGHTLCVYDDLSKQAVAYRQLSLLLRRPPGREAFPGDVFYLHSRLLERAAKLNDAKGGGSLTALGIIETQSGDVTAYIPTNVISITDGQIFLEPDLFNQGVRPAINVGISVSRVGGNAQIKAMRKVAGSLRLDMAQYRELEAFAQFGSELDKATQAALAKGQRMVEILKQDQWVPMPVEEQVMIIYAGISGYLSKIGVEKVRDFEARFLTYMRTQKPEVGKGITASGQITPETETALKAALEDFLKQYGG
- the atpH gene encoding ATP synthase F1 subunit delta, with translation MRHAAIARVYAAALLELAVERGEVPAVVADLETLESLWAESPEFRRLLESPELGVAQKQRALARLLAEAASPLTLRFLVALLRRHREPLLGSVLAMFRRLLDEREQRLRGRLVSARALGAAERERIETALSRRLGATVLLETATDDALLAGMVLHLADQTVDGSLRTRLGRLRDQLLTAPLGKE
- the atpF gene encoding F0F1 ATP synthase subunit B; this encodes MLELIPSGLPLLAATEGGRKFGLLTPDPGLILWTVLTFIGLLFLLRKTAWGPIVDGLDRREGNIRAALSDAEKARDEGKRLLAEQEAALAAARQEAQKLIDQGTATARSLQEELLAKAQQEAGAIVAAARREIELETDRARETLRAEVVDLSLRVAGRLLERSLSDADHERLAREFMSQVDKS
- the atpE gene encoding ATP synthase F0 subunit C, encoding MLPLLAQINAAHLAAGFGAGIAVFGAGFGIGKLAAAAMEGMARQPEAAGDIRGGMILAAALIEGIGLFALVICILLAGK
- the atpB gene encoding F0F1 ATP synthase subunit A, with protein sequence MHILLASAQAGGHAAAGHAPATVDTLAHAATAEHAVAAAEHLVEQAAEHGAGHGAALDPLGHVLNRDYWELTHSLKWNLAEHLHLPSFKIGSLTIDPSPSLHVVMLWLAAILLTLLVSRAARQTDRDGLVPRGRLRNFFEAIIVFLRDEVVYTIMGPKVGRRFLPLLLTFFFFILFANLLGLVPSLATATGNINVTATLALTTFFATQISGMRENGFVGHWKALVPPGVPWPLVPIMIPIEIMGMFTKPFALTVRLFANMIAGHIIILSFFGLIFSLSLKTAYISVLPFAGAVAISAFEIFVAFLQAFIFTFLSTIFIFQAVHPEH
- a CDS encoding AtpZ/AtpI family protein is translated as MGRLHRWTRRLLAGRGRDASALSLVHVGLTYGAAVALYGLGGWWLDGKLGTLPLFTLLGVGLGAVGGFLWVYRQVIQEQSRSRAGNAAGREGESKLP